In Zingiber officinale cultivar Zhangliang chromosome 8B, Zo_v1.1, whole genome shotgun sequence, a single genomic region encodes these proteins:
- the LOC122016530 gene encoding uncharacterized protein LOC122016530, with the protein MESNIVEISTDEETGSREDGRFNSITRFNQIAPTTTTRVDAAQLNYRSRTVGSFAGRLATVLFFTHLLAAVILIIYLAARGLPSRHPSFHQAYWFPPLLTSAAASLPFAVLWLLIALRHPTKALRAALWLAPILSCGVAVLLLADENGYSLAVAVLFLVLALVLSLYCCWITRRLHHAEEVLSAAGAAVRPTLALAKYLGLALLAGVLYFFFWTLGAGGAAASASRFVPLYAVLLLLNLAWTMQALRYTVHVAVARTAYARLASGAEAQPTAAIFDTAAARLVLGEVLYGAAVVPAAALARGASQTMGQVVRDSDEFLFSCTICFEGVAERMVALGNRWGLVYVGAQGKGLGRSSVEVWELFAKQGMERLIELDLTGAFCFLCGVASGSVVAVAAGAWVLVSHRGHVADATAYAFFVGYFMTRIAMAWPQACVAAYHVVFAENPANNEMGSCLRQRLTQLNSISTR; encoded by the exons atgGAGAGCAACATCGTCGAGATTTCTACTGACGAGGAGACGGGTTCGCGGGAGGATGGTAGGTTTAATTCCATCACGCGATTCAATCAGATTGCGCCGACGACGACGACGCGG GTTGATGCAGCTCAATTGAACTATAGATCGAGAACGGTCGGTAGCTTCGCCGGCAGGCTCGCCACCGTCCTCTTCTTTACCCACCTCCTCGCCGCCGTTATCCTCATCATCTACTTAGCTGCCCGCGGCCTCCCCTCCCGGCATCCGTCCTTCCACCAGGCCTACTGGTTCCCGCCTCTGCTCACTTCCGCCGCCGCCTCCCTCCCGTTCGCCGTCCTATGGCTGCTAATCGCGCTTCGCCACCCTACTAAAGCCCTCCGCGCCGCCCTCTGGCTCGCCCCCATCCTCTCATGCGGAGTCGCCGTGCTCCTCCTCGCCGACGAGAACGGCTATAGCCTGGCCGTGGCCGTGCTCTTCCTCGTCCTCGCTCTCGTGCTCTCTCTCTACTGCTGCTGGATCACCCGCCGGCTTCACCACGCCGAGGAGGTACTCTCCGCGGCCGGAGCCGCCGTCCGGCCAACTCTCGCTCTGGCGAAGTACCTGGGGCTCGCGCTACTTGCCGGAGTACTCTACTTCTTTTTCTGGACGCTGGGCGCCGGCGGCGCCGCGGCCTCCGCCTCGCGGTTCGTCCCGCTCTACGCGGTACTGCTGCTGCTGAACCTGGCATGGACGATGCAGGCCCTCAGGTACACTGTCCACGTGGCGGTCGCGCGGACAGCCTACGCGCGGCTCGCGTCAGGGGCAGAGGCGCAGCCCACGGCCGCCATCTTCGACACCGCCGCCGCGAGGCTCGTTCTCGGGGAGGTGCTATACGGCGCGGCCGTGGTACCGGCCGCCGCGTTGGCGCGGGGAGCGTCCCAGACTATGGGGCAGGTGGTGCGCGACTCCGACGAGTTCCTGTTCTCGTGCACCATCTGCTTCGAGGGAGTGGCGGAGCGGATGGTGGCGCTGGGCAACCGCTGGGGGTTGGTGTACGTAGGGGCGCAGGGGAAGGGACTCGGCCGGTCGTCGGTGGAAGTGTGGGAGCTGTTCGCGAAGCAGGGAATGGAGAGGCTGATCGAACTTGATCTGACGGGGGCATTCTGCTTCCTCTGCGGCGTGGCCAGCGGCAGCGTGGTCGCCGTGGCGGCGGGGGCGTGGGTGCTGGTGTCGCACAGGGGCCATGTCGCGGACGCCACGGCCTATGCCTTCTTCGTTGGCTATTTCATG ACACGGATCGCCATGGCTTGGCCTCAGGCGTGCGTCGCGGCGTACCACGTCGTCTTCGCGGAGAACCCGGCGAACAACGAGATGGGATCTTGCTTACGCCAGCGACTGACGCAGCTAAACTCCATCTCCACGCGTTAA
- the LOC122016807 gene encoding GATA transcription factor 12-like isoform X2, giving the protein MDTSKSSSTAASSSLGDLVPGSFMEEEEEWLSIYVEDCFSSATSYNNFNLLPTSPPSQTPNPSSKPLLPLAATASTKSRTRKRRRISPADHTNLSLSMTSDPPLLHQAHWLADSELLILPKQKEQQPEEEEEQEEEEEVKAAPREALKGGGGEGQARRCSHCLSQKTPQWRAGPLGPKTLCNACGVRFKSGRLLPEYRPAKSPTFVSCKHSNSHKKVMMMRMALMMPSNSNST; this is encoded by the exons ATGGACACCAGCAAGAGTTCTTCCACTGCTGCATCTTCTTCGTTGGGAGACCTCGTTCCTGGCTCATTCATG gaagaggaagaagaatggCTATCCATATATGTGGAGGACTGCTTCTCGAGCGCCACATCCTACAACAACTTCAACCTTCTTCCAACCTCACCGCCGTCACAAACCCCCAATCCTTCCTCCAAACCGCTGCTCCCGCTTGCAGCGACGGCTTCAACCAAGAGCAGAACCCGAAAGAGGAGGAGAATTTCCCCAGCAGATCACACAAATCTGTCCCTCAGCATGACCTCAGACCCACCCCTACTGCACCAGGCCCACTGGCTTGCAGACAGCGAGCTCCTCATCCTCCCCAAGCAGAAGGAACAACagccagaagaggaagaagagcaagaagaagaagaagaggtgaaGGCAGCTCCAAGAGAAGCActgaaaggaggaggaggagaagggcagGCAAGGAGGTGCAGTCATTGTCTGTCACAGAAGACCCCGCAGTGGAGGGCAGGGCCACTGGGGCCCAAGACGCTGTGCAATGCATGTGGAGTGAGGTTCAAGTCAGGGAGGCTGCTCCCTGAGTACAGGCCAGCCAAGAGTCCTACTTTTGTGAGCTGCAAGCACTCCAACTCACACAAGAAGGTGATGATGATGAGGATGGCCTTGATGATGCCTTCCAATTCCAACTCAACCTAG
- the LOC122015085 gene encoding glutamate dehydrogenase-like isoform X3 produces MKGGIRYHHEVDPDEVNALAQLMTWKTAVANIPYGGAKGGIGCTPGKLSKSELERLTRVFTQKIHDLIGIHTDVPAPDMGTNSQTMAWILDEYSKFHGYSPAVVTGKPVDLGGSLGREAATGRGVLFATEVLLEEHGKKLEDQRFVIQGFGNVGSWAAQLISEAGGQVIAVSDVTGAIKNNKGLNIKELLKHSSENHGIRGFTGGEPIDPGSLLIEDCDVLIPAALGGVINRENANDIKAKFIVEAANHPTDPEADEILSKKGVVILPDIYANSGGVTVSYFEWVQNIQGFMWDEEKVNAELRTYIIRAFNNMKEMCKTYNCDLRMGAFTLGVNRVARATVLRGWEA; encoded by the exons GTTGATCCAGATGAGGTCAATGCTTTGGCACAATTGATGACTTGGAAAACGGCTGTAGCAAATATTCCATATGGAGGTGCTAAAGGTGGAATCGGGTGCACTCCGGGGAAACTTAGTAAATCTGAACTTGAGAGACTTACTAGAGTTTTCACTCAGAAGATACATGATTTGATTGGCATTCACACAGATGTTCCAGCACCTGATATGGGGACTAATTCACAg ACAATGGCTTGGATACTGGACGAGTACTCAAAGTTTCATGGTTATTCACCAGCAGTTGTTACTGGAAAACCTGTT gatcttggaggatctcttggtaGAGAAGCAGCTACTGGAAGGGGGGTGCTGTTTGCCACAGAAGTTCTACTAGAGGAGCATGGAAAGAAGCTTGAAGATCAGCGCTTTGTGATACAG GGCTTTGGTAATGTTGGATCATGGGCAGCCCAACTCATTAGTGAAGCTGGTGGTCAGGTGATTGCTGTTAGTGATGTCACTGGGGCAATCAAGAACAATAAAGGTCTGAACATAAAAGAATTGCTAAAACATTCATCAGAGAATCATGGAATTAGAGGCTTCACTGGTGGAGAACCCATCGATCCAGGTTCTTTGCTAATTGAAGACTGTGATGTTCTCATCCCTGCAGCACTTGGTGGTGTGATTAACAG GGAAAATGCGAATGACATAAAGGCCAAATTCATTGTTGAGGCTGCAAATCATCCAACAGATCCTGAAGCTGATGAG ATCTTATCAAAGAAAGGTGTCGTCATTCTTCCAGATATATATGCGAACTCTGGCGGAGTTACTGTCAGTTATTTTGAGTGGGTTCAG AATATCCAAGGATTCATGTGGGATGAAGAGAAGGTGAATGCTGAACTCAGAACATACATTATCAGAGCCTTCAACAATATGAAGGAGATGTGCAAGACCTACAACTGTGATCTACGCATGGGAGCTTTTACTCTTGGAGTCAACCGAGTTGCACGAGCAACTGTTCTTCGAGGATGGGAAGCTTGA
- the LOC122015217 gene encoding cationic amino acid transporter 2, vacuolar-like, with the protein MGFEEGTGKERGGVRVGLRFLTRRKQVDSKRAWSDGGQQLAKALSVPQLVAIGVGSTIGAGVYVLVGTVAREHTGPALTISFLIAGIAAALSAFCYAELASRCPSAGSAYHYSYICVGEGVAWIIGWALILEYTIGGSAVARGISPNLALVFGGPESLPIYLDRIYIPGLHIVVDPCAAVLVLVVTGLLCLGIKESALVQAIVTALNVCVLLFVIIAGGYIAFQTGWVGYTVAGGYFPYGVNGVLAGSATVFFSYIGFDNVASTAEEVKHPQRDLPLGIATSLSVCCLLYMAVSAVVVGLVPYFAMDPDTPISSAFTRNDVHWAAYIITSGAVLALCSSLLGSLIPQPRILMAMARDGLLPSFFSDVNKRTQVPVKSTIITGIFAASLAFFMDVSQLAGMVSVGTLLAFTIVAVSILILRYVPPHEVPLPSSLRESIESVSFRYTSNQSHDDVTSQEISKESADSPLIVKELKKENLSDQNRRKKAAWSISSICVGVLILTTSASYSFLPNVLRYMTCSIGGLLLLGGLFVLSWIDQDDARHNFGHTGGFICPFIPFLPVCCILVNAYLLVNLGAGTWFRVSLWLLLGVFVYLFYGRTHSSLTDVVYVPAARVDEIYRTSEGAT; encoded by the exons TCCTGACGAGGCGCAAGCAGGTGGATTCTAAGCGCGCGTGGTCGGATGGAGGTCAACAGCTCGCTAAGGCGTTGTCAGTTCCGCAGCTTGTGGCCATAG GTGTTGGTTCCACAATAGGTGCTGGAGTTTATGTTCTTGTTGGAACTGTTGCCAGAGAGCATACTGGGCCAGCACTCACCATCTCTTTTCTGATAGCTGGGATAGCAGCTGCTCTTTCAGCTTTCTGCTATGCTGAGCTTGCAAGTCGATGCCCTTCTGCAGGAAGCGCCTATCACTATTCATACATCTGTGTTGGCGAAGG GGTTGCTTGGATTATTGGCTGGGCTTTAATTCTTGAATATACAATTGGAGGGTCAGCTGTTGCGCGTGGTATATCTCCAAATTTG GCATTAGTTTTTGGAGGACCAGAGAGTCTGCCTATATATTTAGATCGCATTTATATTCCAGGTCTTCACATTGTTGTGGATCCATGTGCTGCTGTTCTTGTACTGGTTGTAACTGGATTACTCTGTTTGGGAATAAAGGAG AGCGCGCTTGTACAGGCAATTGTCACAGCACTAAATGTCTGTGTCTTATTATTTGTTATCATTGCCGGTGGGTATATTGCCTTTCAGACTGGATGGGTTGGCTATACTGTAGCTGGCGG ATATTTTCCTTACGGGGTAAATGGAGTTCTTGCTGGTTCAGCAACTGTTTTCTTTTCATATATAGGGTTTGATAATGTTGCCAGCACTGCTGAGGAG GTTAAGCATCCTCAAAGAGATTTGCCATTAGGAATAGCAACTTCTTTATCTGTATGTTGCTTATTGTATATGGCAGTTTCGGCTGTGGTTGTTGGCTTGGTTCCATATTTTGCTATGGACCCTGACACTCCAATATCATCTGCATTTACTCGGAATGATGTTCACTGGGCAGC GTACATAATCACATCAGGTGCGGTTCTTGCACTATGCTCATCTTTGTTGGGTTCACTTATCCCACAG CCTAGAATACTGATGGCAATGGCTAGAGATGGATTACTGCCATCATTTTTTTCTGACGTTAATAAGCGCACACAAGTTCCTGTCAAGAGCACAATTATAACTGGAATTTTCGCGGCGTCCCTAGCATTCTTTATGGACGTTTCACAACTGGCTGGAATG GTCAGCGTTGGCACACTTCTTGCGTTTACCATAGTTGCAGTTTCAATTTTGATACTGCGATATGTTCCTCCACATGAGGTCCCACTGCCATCATCTCTTCGTGAATCAATTGAGTCAGTTTCTTTTCGCTATACCAGTAATCAAAGCCATGATGATGTCACATCCCAAGAAATTTCCAAGGAATCAGCTGACTCTCCGCTCATTGTGAAGGAGCTTAAGAAAG AGAATTTGAGCGACCAAAATAGGCGTAAGAAAGCAGCTTGGAGCATATCATCCATTTGTGTTGGAGTGCTCATCCTCACTACATCAGCTTCTTATTCATTTTTGCCCAA TGTCCTACGCTATATGACATGCTCTATCGGAGGTTTGCTTCTTTTGGGCGGTCTGTTTGTGTTGTCCTGGATAGATCAAGACGATGCTCGCCATAACTTCGGGCACACTGGAG GTTTCATTTGCCCCTTCATCCCATTTCTCCCCGTTTGTTGCATCCTTGTCAATGCCTATCTTCTTGTAAATCTTGG TGCTGGCACATGGTTTCGAGTATCGCTCTGGTTATTGCTCGGAGTTTTTGTGTACTTGTTCTACGGACGAACCCACAGCTCCCTGACGGATGTCGTATACGTTCCCGCGGCGCGTGTCGACGAAATATACAGAACCTCAGAGGGCGCAACTTAA
- the LOC122016685 gene encoding YTH domain-containing protein ECT2-like isoform X1, whose product MDASMCYLPNGYNSSLYYGGYDGSMTEWEDYPRYVNPDGVELPPLGVYGDMYHHGYGYAPYSPYPSPGSPAPTMGHNNQLYTPQHYQFPATYYQPLTPTSAPYTPSQNPNLKGDVSTATAIDLPPIPVDTTKANSNGTAKASANTNNGITKAKPNQQYAPSNGMGSFGKGTLPGANPSSGYQDPRFGYDGMWSPISWYDSSMFPDGPQRPTSTNNGSSMISHIGNTTSTRNQNLHHLPHLTGMHAPRSSAPGIVNKMYSNNRMYGQNANGFRGNQNFRSNIYDSSMNGRWVMSMDNKYKHRCQVNGFSGYGNENLEGLSELNKGPRAGHFRNQKGFGPNFSVAARGQSLPTNAQDSSEVPDKDQYNKLDFSVMYSDAKFFIIKSYSEDDIHKSVKYNVWSSTPHGNKKLDGAYQESKEKINECPVFLLFSVNTSGQFVGVAEMVGPVDFSKTLDYWQQDKWIGCFPVKWHIVKDVPNSILKHITLENNDNKPVTNSRDTQEVKLEQGLQLLKLFTEHVSKTSILDDFVFYETRQKVMLEKRPKQQQLQKVVDGKPVIFDEKDKDSANGKPVLQKPLEVVSILKKESSQNALAEFTLSEKNGMPVVAGVAPKDAKPVTEKRAVANGIANGY is encoded by the exons ATGGATGCGAGCATGTGTTACTTACCAAATGGATACAATTCATCTTTGTACTATGGAG GTTATGATGGTTCAATGACAGAGTGGGAGGATTATCCTAGATATGTTAACCCTGATGGAGTGGAGTTACCACCACTT GGAGTTTATGGGGATATGTACCATCACGGGTATGGTTATGCTCCATATAGTCCGTATCCTTCTCCTGGTTCCCCAGCTCCAACTATGGGGCACAATAATCAACTATACACACCCCAACATTACCAGTTCCCTGCTACATATTACCAGCCACTAACACCCACCAGTGCACCATACACACCAagccaaaatcctaatttgaaAGGAGATGTTTCTACAGCTACTGCCATTGATCTTCCTCCTATTCCAGTAGATACAACGAAAGCTAATTCTAATGGAACTGCTAAAGCAAGCGCAAATACCAACAATGGAATAACaaaagcaaaaccaaaccaaCAGTATGCACCATCAAATGGCATGGGCTCGTTTGGTAAAGGCACCTTACCTGGTGCAAATCCATCTTCAGGCTACCAGGATCCAAGATTTGGTTATGATGGCATGTGGTCGCCTATTTCATGGTATGACAGTTCCATGTTTCCTGATGGGCCACAGAGACCAACTTCCACTAACAATGGTTCTTCAATGATTTCTCATATTGGAAATACTACATCCACAAGAAATCAGAATCTCCATCACCTTCCTCATCTTACA GGAATGCATGCTCCAAGATCATCAGCACCTGGGATAGTGAACAAGATGTATTCTAATAATAGAATGTATGGCCAGAATGCTAATGGATTCAGAGGTAATCAGAATTTCCGTTCAAATATCTATGACTCTAGCATGAATGGAAGATGGGTAATGTCCATGGATAACAAGTATAAGCATAGATGCCAGGTCAATGGTTTCAGTGGCTATGGTAATGAGAACTTAGAAGGACTAAGTGAGCTTAATAAAGGACCGAGGGCAGGTCATTTCAGAAATCAGAAGGGATTTGGGCCTAACTTTTCTGTTGCAGCCAGGGGACAAAGTCTTCCTACAAATGCCCAGGACTCTTCTGAAGTTCCTGATAAAGATCAATACAACAAGCTGGATTTCTCTGTAATGTATTCAGATGCCaagttttttattataaaatcttACAGTGAGGATGATATTCACAAGAGTGTCAAGTACAATGTTTGGTCTAGCACTCCCCATGGGAACAAGAAGCTTGATGGTGCTTATCAGGAATCTAAGGAGAAGATAAATGAATGCCCAGTGTTTTTATTGTTCTCT GTCAACACAAGTGGACAGTTTGTAGGTGTGGCGGAGATGGTTGGTCCGGTTGATTTCAGCAAAACATTAGATTATTGGCAGCAGGACAAGTGGATAGGGTGTTTCCCTGTTAAGTGGCATATTGTAAAGGATGTACCCAATAGCATTCTAAAGCACATTACTTTGGAAAACAATGACAACAAACCAGTGACAAACAGTAGGGACACTCAGGAG GTGAAGCTCGAACAAGGACTTCAACTACTCAAGCTCTTCACGGAACATGTGAGCAAGACATCAATTCTTGATGATTTTGTTTTTTATGAGACCCGACAGAAGGTGATGCTAGAAAAGAGACCAAAGCAACAGCAGTTACAGAAG GTTGTGGATGGAAAACCAGTCATTTTTGACGAAAAAGATAAGGACTCGGCCAATGGGAAGCCTGTGCTGCAGAAGCCCTTGGAAGTAGTTTCAATTTTGAAGAAAGAATCTTCACAAAATGCACTTGCAGAATTCACTTTATCAGAAAAAAATGGTATGCCTGTTGTAGCTGGCGTTGCTCCAAAGGATGCTAAACCAGTGACTGAGAAGCGTGCTGTGGCTAACGGTATAGCTAATGGGTACTAA
- the LOC122016807 gene encoding GATA transcription factor 9-like isoform X1, producing the protein MFVRKPFEFCFKNRHFSNELVSLQFIKEEEEEWLSIYVEDCFSSATSYNNFNLLPTSPPSQTPNPSSKPLLPLAATASTKSRTRKRRRISPADHTNLSLSMTSDPPLLHQAHWLADSELLILPKQKEQQPEEEEEQEEEEEVKAAPREALKGGGGEGQARRCSHCLSQKTPQWRAGPLGPKTLCNACGVRFKSGRLLPEYRPAKSPTFVSCKHSNSHKKVMMMRMALMMPSNSNST; encoded by the exons ATGTTTGTAAGAAAGCCATTTGAGTTCTGTTTCAAGAATCGTCACTTCTCCAATGAGCTTGTTTCCCTTCAATTCATAAAG gaagaggaagaagaatggCTATCCATATATGTGGAGGACTGCTTCTCGAGCGCCACATCCTACAACAACTTCAACCTTCTTCCAACCTCACCGCCGTCACAAACCCCCAATCCTTCCTCCAAACCGCTGCTCCCGCTTGCAGCGACGGCTTCAACCAAGAGCAGAACCCGAAAGAGGAGGAGAATTTCCCCAGCAGATCACACAAATCTGTCCCTCAGCATGACCTCAGACCCACCCCTACTGCACCAGGCCCACTGGCTTGCAGACAGCGAGCTCCTCATCCTCCCCAAGCAGAAGGAACAACagccagaagaggaagaagagcaagaagaagaagaagaggtgaaGGCAGCTCCAAGAGAAGCActgaaaggaggaggaggagaagggcagGCAAGGAGGTGCAGTCATTGTCTGTCACAGAAGACCCCGCAGTGGAGGGCAGGGCCACTGGGGCCCAAGACGCTGTGCAATGCATGTGGAGTGAGGTTCAAGTCAGGGAGGCTGCTCCCTGAGTACAGGCCAGCCAAGAGTCCTACTTTTGTGAGCTGCAAGCACTCCAACTCACACAAGAAGGTGATGATGATGAGGATGGCCTTGATGATGCCTTCCAATTCCAACTCAACCTAG
- the LOC122016685 gene encoding YTH domain-containing protein ECT4-like isoform X2, producing the protein MATVALPTPADQSADLMQKLSLDSTIKNDNASEVTKTSGVQYGVVNGREPIAPIPAYERSLTPLLQDHMDASMCYLPNGYNSSLYYGGYDGSMTEWEDYPRYVNPDGVELPPLGVYGDMYHHGYGYAPYSPYPSPGSPAPTMGHNNQLYTPQHYQFPATYYQPLTPTSAPYTPSQNPNLKGDVSTATAIDLPPIPVDTTKANSNGTAKASANTNNGITKAKPNQQYAPSNGMGSFGKGTLPGANPSSGYQDPRFGYDGMWSPISWYDSSMFPDGPQRPTSTNNGSSMISHIGNTTSTRNQNLHHLPHLTGMHAPRSSAPGIVNKMYSNNRMYGQNANGFRGNQNFRSNIYDSSMNGRWVMSMDNKYKHRCQVNGFSGYGNENLEGLSELNKGPRAGHFRNQKGFGPNFSVAARGQSLPTNAQDSSEVPDKDQYNKLDFSVMYSDAKFFIIKSYSEDDIHKSVKYNVWSSTPHGNKKLDGAYQESKEKINECPVFLLFSVNTSGQFVGVAEMVGPVDFSKTLDYWQQDKWIGCFPVKWHIVKDVPNSILKHITLENNDNKPVTNSRDTQEVKLEQGLQLLKLFTEHVSKTSILDDFVFYETRQKVMLEKRPKQQQLQKVVDGKPVIFDEKDKDSANGKPVLQKPLEVVSILKKESSQNALAEFTLSEKNGMPVVAGVAPKDAKPVTEKRAVANGIANGY; encoded by the exons ATGGCGACCGTGGCTCTTCCCACTCCCGCCGACC AATCTGCAGATCTTATGCAAAAGTTATCTCTGGACTCTACAATTAAAAATGACAACGCTTCGGAAGTTACAAAG ACTTCAGGAGTTCAGTATGGTGTAGTCAATGGCAGGGAACCAATTGCTCCTATCCCAGCATATGAGCGATCTCTGACTCCTTTACTTCAAGACCATATGGATGCGAGCATGTGTTACTTACCAAATGGATACAATTCATCTTTGTACTATGGAG GTTATGATGGTTCGATGACAGAGTGGGAGGATTATCCTAGATATGTTAACCCTGATGGAGTGGAGTTACCACCACTT GGAGTTTATGGGGATATGTACCATCACGGGTATGGTTATGCTCCATATAGTCCGTATCCTTCTCCTGGTTCCCCAGCTCCAACTATGGGGCACAATAATCAACTATACACACCCCAACATTACCAGTTCCCTGCTACATATTACCAGCCACTAACACCCACCAGTGCACCATACACACCAagccaaaatcctaatttgaaAGGAGATGTTTCTACAGCTACTGCCATTGATCTTCCTCCTATTCCAGTAGATACAACGAAAGCTAATTCTAATGGAACTGCTAAAGCAAGCGCAAATACCAACAATGGAATAACaaaagcaaaaccaaaccaaCAGTATGCACCATCAAATGGCATGGGCTCGTTTGGTAAAGGCACCTTACCTGGTGCAAATCCATCTTCAGGCTACCAGGATCCAAGATTTGGTTATGATGGCATGTGGTCGCCTATTTCATGGTATGACAGTTCCATGTTTCCTGATGGGCCACAGAGACCAACTTCCACTAACAATGGTTCTTCAATGATTTCTCATATTGGAAATACTACATCCACAAGAAATCAGAATCTCCATCACCTTCCTCATCTTACA GGAATGCATGCTCCAAGATCATCAGCACCTGGGATAGTGAACAAGATGTATTCTAATAATAGAATGTATGGCCAGAATGCTAATGGATTCAGAGGTAATCAGAATTTCCGTTCAAATATCTATGACTCTAGCATGAATGGAAGATGGGTAATGTCCATGGATAACAAGTATAAGCATAGATGCCAGGTCAATGGTTTCAGTGGCTATGGTAATGAGAACTTAGAAGGACTAAGTGAGCTTAATAAAGGACCGAGGGCAGGTCATTTCAGAAATCAGAAGGGATTTGGGCCTAACTTTTCTGTTGCAGCCAGGGGACAAAGTCTTCCTACAAATGCCCAGGACTCTTCTGAAGTTCCTGATAAAGATCAATACAACAAGCTGGATTTCTCTGTAATGTATTCAGATGCCaagttttttattataaaatcttACAGTGAGGATGATATTCACAAGAGTGTCAAGTACAATGTTTGGTCTAGCACTCCCCATGGGAACAAGAAGCTTGATGGTGCTTATCAGGAATCTAAGGAGAAGATAAATGAATGCCCAGTGTTTTTATTGTTCTCT GTCAACACAAGTGGACAGTTTGTAGGTGTGGCGGAGATGGTTGGTCCGGTTGATTTCAGCAAAACATTAGATTATTGGCAGCAGGACAAGTGGATAGGGTGTTTCCCTGTTAAGTGGCATATTGTAAAGGATGTACCCAATAGCATTCTAAAGCACATTACTTTGGAAAACAATGACAACAAACCAGTGACAAACAGTAGGGACACTCAGGAG GTGAAGCTCGAACAAGGACTTCAACTACTCAAGCTCTTCACGGAACATGTGAGCAAGACATCAATTCTTGATGATTTTGTTTTTTATGAGACCCGACAGAAGGTGATGCTAGAAAAGAGACCAAAGCAACAGCAGTTACAGAAG GTTGTGGATGGAAAACCAGTCATTTTTGACGAAAAAGATAAGGACTCGGCCAATGGGAAGCCTGTGCTGCAGAAGCCCTTGGAAGTAGTTTCAATTTTGAAGAAAGAATCTTCACAAAATGCACTTGCAGAATTCACTTTATCAGAAAAAAATGGTATGCCTGTTGTAGCTGGCGTTGCTCCAAAGGATGCTAAACCAGTGACTGAGAAGCGTGCTGTGGCTAACGGTATAGCTAATGGGTACTAA